The Streptomyces sp. NBC_00440 genome contains a region encoding:
- a CDS encoding sensor histidine kinase, which translates to MLTAAAVAFAVAVVSVICWFLVQGKLYDEIDSKLAGQIYTQTVSPTTLRNNLNDCRAPEPPGNFGQQTSPYYAQLVQSDGTICVRGGAGTIKVTADDRSLAKAGNTKLPRYRNGTDSDGHAVRILTAHVLYQPGVPYPDIVQMVAYPLADTRSTLSELALLLLAVSGVGVIGAGAAGLWIAQAGLKPVDELTEAVEHVARTEDLTVRIPVEGEDEIARLSRSFNSMTAALGESRDRQAQLIADAGHELRTPLTSLRTNIELLARSEETGRPIPPDDRKALMASVKAQMTELAALIGDLQELSRHEATHAPETLNVVALHDIAQSALDRAVLRGPELTFTADLGPWYVQAEPAALERAVINVLDNAVKFSPPGGTIEVTLGEGRLTVRDHGPGIPADDLPYVFERFWRSSSARSLPGSGLGLSIVARTVQQSGGDIELNPAPGGGTEAVIRIPGAATPPPDAPPSAEA; encoded by the coding sequence ATGCTGACGGCGGCCGCGGTGGCGTTCGCGGTGGCCGTGGTCTCGGTGATCTGCTGGTTCCTGGTGCAGGGGAAGCTGTACGACGAGATCGACTCGAAGCTCGCCGGGCAGATCTACACCCAGACCGTCTCCCCCACCACCCTGCGCAACAACCTCAACGACTGCCGCGCACCGGAGCCGCCCGGCAACTTCGGCCAGCAGACCTCCCCGTACTACGCGCAGCTCGTGCAGTCGGACGGCACCATCTGTGTGCGCGGTGGCGCGGGCACCATCAAGGTCACCGCCGACGACCGTTCCCTGGCGAAAGCCGGCAACACCAAGCTGCCCAGATACCGCAACGGCACGGACTCCGACGGGCACGCCGTCCGCATCCTCACGGCGCACGTGCTCTACCAGCCCGGAGTGCCCTACCCGGACATCGTGCAGATGGTCGCCTACCCGCTGGCGGACACCCGCAGCACCCTCAGCGAACTGGCCCTGCTGCTTCTCGCTGTCTCCGGTGTCGGTGTCATCGGGGCGGGCGCGGCGGGCCTGTGGATCGCGCAGGCCGGGCTCAAACCGGTCGACGAACTGACCGAGGCCGTCGAGCACGTGGCCCGTACGGAGGACCTCACCGTACGGATCCCGGTCGAGGGCGAGGACGAGATCGCCCGGCTCTCCCGGTCCTTCAACTCGATGACGGCCGCGCTCGGCGAATCCCGCGACCGTCAGGCGCAGCTCATCGCGGACGCCGGGCACGAGCTGCGCACCCCGCTCACCTCGCTCCGTACCAACATCGAGCTGCTCGCCCGCAGCGAGGAGACCGGCCGCCCCATCCCGCCCGACGACCGCAAGGCCCTGATGGCTTCGGTCAAGGCGCAGATGACCGAACTGGCCGCGCTCATCGGCGACTTGCAGGAGCTGTCCCGCCACGAGGCGACCCATGCGCCGGAGACCCTGAACGTCGTCGCGCTGCACGACATCGCGCAGTCGGCGCTGGACCGGGCGGTGCTACGCGGCCCGGAGCTGACCTTCACCGCCGACCTCGGGCCCTGGTACGTACAGGCCGAACCGGCCGCGCTGGAGCGGGCCGTGATCAATGTGCTGGACAACGCGGTGAAGTTCAGCCCGCCCGGCGGGACCATCGAAGTCACCCTGGGCGAGGGCCGGCTGACGGTACGGGACCACGGCCCCGGCATCCCCGCCGACGACCTCCCGTACGTCTTCGAGCGGTTCTGGCGGTCCTCGTCGGCCCGTTCCCTGCCCGGCTCGGGCCTCGGCCTCTCCATCGTGGCCCGTACGGTCCAGCAGTCCGGCGGCGACATCGAGCTCAACCCCGCGCCGGGCGGCGGCACCGAGGCGGTCATCCGGATCCCGGGCGCCGCGACACCACCGCCGGACGCGCCGCCCTCAGCAGAGGCGTGA
- a CDS encoding DUF397 domain-containing protein, which translates to MEIQWRKSSKSSGAEGNNCLELAEQGGEILMRESDNPGVVIHTTRAKLRAFLGGAKEGEFDDLA; encoded by the coding sequence ATGGAAATCCAGTGGCGCAAGTCCTCGAAGTCGTCGGGTGCGGAGGGGAACAACTGTCTCGAACTCGCCGAGCAAGGGGGCGAGATCCTGATGCGTGAGAGCGACAACCCCGGTGTGGTCATCCACACGACCCGCGCCAAGCTGCGTGCCTTCCTCGGGGGTGCGAAGGAGGGCGAGTTCGACGACCTGGCGTGA
- a CDS encoding DUF5753 domain-containing protein: MPSRKAPTARQRRLGTELRKMREHAGLSLAQAAALLSTDRTAISNTESGRFGVSSERVRTWAGQYECPDAAYIDALADMASERISGWWEDYRNDFSSGALDLAELEHHAVGIRSVHIMYMPGLLQNEDYARAVFAEVVPPLSPARQRRQLSHRLKRRDVLDREAPLACTFLIHEAALRMTYGGPSVARSQLAHLLKESDRDNVTIRVIPFAAGGFPEPGSSTQYVYGSVPQLDTVQMDTATGPAFLDAETRLVNYRAVLDRTEERSLDPESSRDFIRRIAQQA, encoded by the coding sequence ATGCCATCGAGGAAGGCGCCCACGGCGCGGCAGCGCCGTCTGGGCACTGAGCTGCGGAAGATGCGTGAGCACGCGGGGTTGTCGCTCGCTCAGGCCGCAGCGCTGCTCAGTACGGACCGCACTGCGATCAGCAACACCGAGTCAGGCCGATTTGGGGTCAGTAGTGAACGGGTGCGGACCTGGGCCGGCCAGTACGAGTGCCCTGACGCGGCCTATATCGATGCTCTGGCCGACATGGCGTCGGAGCGCATAAGCGGCTGGTGGGAGGACTATCGCAACGACTTCTCCAGCGGTGCGCTCGACCTGGCCGAGCTGGAGCACCATGCCGTCGGGATCCGCTCGGTGCACATCATGTACATGCCTGGCCTGCTCCAGAATGAGGACTACGCCCGTGCCGTGTTCGCGGAAGTGGTGCCGCCACTGAGTCCGGCACGGCAGCGGCGGCAGCTGTCCCATCGGCTGAAGCGTCGAGACGTGCTCGACCGTGAAGCACCGCTCGCCTGCACGTTCCTCATTCATGAGGCCGCTCTGCGGATGACGTACGGCGGCCCGAGCGTGGCCCGTAGTCAACTTGCCCATCTGCTGAAGGAATCGGACCGGGACAACGTCACTATCCGGGTGATCCCCTTCGCGGCAGGCGGTTTCCCGGAGCCCGGCAGTTCGACACAATACGTCTACGGCTCAGTCCCGCAGCTCGACACCGTTCAGATGGACACTGCGACCGGGCCTGCATTTCTGGATGCCGAGACTCGTCTCGTGAACTATCGAGCAGTGCTCGACCGGACCGAGGAGCGGTCGCTCGATCCGGAGAGTTCCCGGGACTTCATCCGAAGAATCGCACAACAAGCATGA
- a CDS encoding SDR family oxidoreductase: MSTATPVPTPIPVRSPLPSALSGTTVVLVGGSSGIGLAAGTLLRSVGARVVLVGRDPDRLKAAVHRLHSASPAGAPDDAVLAVPGDGGDERTLADAFDRAGHVDHVLVTAGGMNGIGPLTGLSADDIRTAFDSRLQAAFTTARTAATRLPAGGSLTFSSGILVVRPVPGMAAPLSVAGAVETLTRVLAVELAPARLRVNTVRFGRIDTPLLRSLPGLDSDDAIATAGSTTPLGRFGTAEEAAASALFLMANTYVTGQVITVDGGETLT, encoded by the coding sequence ATGAGCACTGCGACTCCCGTCCCGACCCCCATCCCCGTTCGCTCGCCGCTGCCGAGCGCCCTCTCCGGTACGACTGTCGTCCTCGTCGGCGGAAGCTCGGGAATCGGCCTGGCGGCGGGCACCCTGCTGCGTTCGGTCGGCGCCCGTGTCGTGCTGGTCGGCCGCGACCCCGACCGGCTGAAGGCCGCCGTCCACCGGCTGCACAGCGCAAGCCCGGCCGGGGCTCCCGACGATGCCGTGCTGGCCGTTCCCGGCGACGGCGGCGACGAGCGGACCCTCGCCGATGCCTTCGACAGGGCGGGTCACGTCGACCATGTGCTCGTCACCGCGGGAGGCATGAACGGCATCGGCCCCCTGACCGGACTGTCGGCCGATGACATCCGCACGGCCTTCGACTCCCGGCTCCAGGCGGCCTTCACCACCGCCCGCACGGCGGCGACACGGCTTCCGGCAGGAGGCTCGCTCACGTTCAGCTCGGGGATCCTCGTGGTCCGCCCCGTGCCCGGGATGGCCGCCCCGCTGTCGGTGGCCGGTGCTGTGGAGACCCTCACCAGGGTTCTCGCCGTGGAGCTGGCCCCCGCACGGCTGCGCGTGAACACCGTCCGCTTCGGCCGGATAGACACACCGCTGCTGCGTTCGCTGCCGGGCCTGGACTCCGACGACGCGATCGCCACCGCCGGATCGACCACTCCCCTCGGCCGCTTCGGCACCGCTGAGGAAGCAGCCGCCTCGGCCCTCTTCCTCATGGCCAACACCTACGTCACCGGCCAGGTCATCACCGTCGACGGCGGCGAAACCCTCACCTGA
- a CDS encoding ATP-binding protein encodes MTPAAPRRPQGGEFYRIALPNTANAPRIARDFVTSLLTVSRHRDLTDDARLCVAEVVTNAHRHTRTPRIQLYATVNRKQITVSVADNAPWFLPALAPSPADDQLECGRGLLLLDRLAFAWGWTLLGGCTPDRKAVWFTLARAGTGEPR; translated from the coding sequence ATGACCCCCGCCGCACCACGCCGCCCACAGGGCGGCGAGTTCTACCGCATCGCCCTGCCCAACACCGCCAACGCACCCCGCATCGCACGGGACTTCGTCACCTCGCTGCTCACCGTCAGCCGTCACCGCGACCTCACCGACGACGCGCGGCTCTGCGTAGCGGAGGTGGTGACCAACGCCCATCGCCACACCCGTACGCCCCGGATCCAGCTGTACGCGACCGTCAACCGCAAGCAGATCACCGTCTCCGTGGCGGACAACGCGCCCTGGTTCCTTCCCGCCCTCGCCCCCTCACCTGCGGACGATCAACTGGAGTGCGGGCGCGGACTGTTACTGCTCGACCGACTCGCGTTCGCCTGGGGATGGACCCTCCTGGGCGGCTGCACCCCGGACCGCAAGGCCGTCTGGTTCACGCTCGCCAGGGCCGGGACCGGCGAGCCTCGATAG
- a CDS encoding VanZ family protein — MVSVYLLPVKTAAALFPLLALVLFLPTAVVLYRRHGVMSQWRVMSLLGFLYYAISALCMTIVPLPKETQGMCRRFAAVAHPQWIPGNTFGDIWKDAHHKVSLGALVFHNPAVAGALLNLVMLVPLGAFVRYHLRRGIAAAAVAGFGASLFFEITQGTALWGIYPCPYRLFDVDDLLINAAGALVGWCVAGPLARVLPTLDTPEERVGERRLVPVGQRLVALLADLAGAAAVIAAAVLALMYAGQQGSEVLPPVMAVALPAYFVVVPWLIGVTPGKRLLLLRLVPVGEDGKPALWRLVVRAVLLGVVALPLVATFVAASLVLLDRPMGLLRQVTQAGVHDVYWLLIGHFPQILLATFVCGWVGAYVLLARRRAPQLWFHELASGVRTVASPRARTSTRSEHPDGLQVTEPDDTTGRPDADSTRLPNPRTGRPAPAAEEEPTPESARRS; from the coding sequence ATGGTTTCTGTTTACCTGTTGCCGGTGAAGACGGCCGCGGCGCTCTTCCCTCTCCTGGCCCTGGTGTTGTTCCTGCCGACGGCGGTCGTCCTGTACCGGCGGCACGGCGTCATGTCGCAATGGCGCGTGATGTCGCTCCTTGGCTTCCTGTATTACGCGATCTCGGCCCTGTGCATGACGATCGTGCCGCTGCCCAAGGAGACGCAGGGCATGTGCCGGAGGTTCGCCGCGGTCGCCCATCCGCAGTGGATACCGGGCAACACCTTCGGTGACATCTGGAAGGACGCGCACCACAAGGTCTCGCTTGGCGCATTGGTGTTCCACAACCCAGCGGTGGCCGGTGCGCTGCTGAACCTGGTCATGCTGGTGCCGCTGGGTGCCTTCGTCCGCTATCACCTGCGGCGCGGCATCGCGGCGGCGGCGGTCGCGGGCTTCGGCGCCTCACTGTTCTTCGAAATCACGCAGGGCACCGCGCTGTGGGGTATCTACCCGTGCCCCTACCGGCTGTTCGACGTGGACGACCTGCTGATCAACGCCGCGGGAGCACTGGTCGGCTGGTGCGTGGCCGGACCGCTCGCCCGGGTGCTGCCGACACTGGACACGCCGGAAGAGAGGGTGGGTGAGCGGCGGCTCGTCCCCGTCGGTCAGCGGCTGGTGGCGCTGCTGGCCGACCTGGCCGGGGCCGCGGCCGTGATCGCCGCTGCGGTCCTGGCCCTGATGTACGCCGGGCAGCAAGGCTCTGAGGTCCTGCCGCCGGTGATGGCCGTGGCCCTCCCCGCCTACTTCGTCGTGGTGCCCTGGCTGATCGGGGTGACCCCGGGCAAGCGGCTGCTCCTGCTCCGGCTCGTACCGGTCGGAGAAGACGGCAAGCCCGCGCTGTGGCGGCTCGTTGTACGCGCGGTGCTGCTGGGCGTGGTCGCCCTCCCGCTGGTGGCGACCTTTGTGGCGGCGTCGCTGGTCCTGCTGGACAGGCCCATGGGGCTGCTCCGCCAGGTCACCCAGGCGGGCGTGCATGATGTCTACTGGCTGCTGATCGGCCACTTCCCGCAGATACTGCTGGCTACCTTCGTCTGCGGCTGGGTAGGCGCGTACGTACTCCTGGCCCGACGCCGGGCGCCTCAACTCTGGTTCCACGAACTGGCCTCCGGGGTGCGGACCGTGGCATCGCCGCGCGCCCGCACCAGCACCCGCTCGGAACATCCGGACGGCCTGCAGGTCACTGAACCGGACGACACCACCGGCCGACCGGACGCCGACTCCACGCGGTTGCCGAATCCCAGGACCGGCCGGCCGGCACCGGCCGCGGAGGAAGAGCCGACGCCGGAATCAGCCCGGCGTTCATGA
- a CDS encoding response regulator transcription factor, whose protein sequence is MSPAEDGHDQQRILIVDDEPAVREALRRSLAFEGYGTEVAVDGLDALTKAAPYAPDLIVLDIQMPRMDGLTAARRLRASGSTTPILMLTARDTVGDRVTGLDAGADDYLVKPFELDELFARIRALLRRSSYTAAAGEVPDDNVLSFADLRMDLSTREVTRGERRVELTRTEFTLLEMFLAHPRQVLTREQILKAVWGFDFEPSSNSLDVYVMYLRRKTEGGGEPRLVHTVRGVGYALRTGSAE, encoded by the coding sequence ATGAGCCCCGCCGAGGACGGCCACGACCAGCAGCGCATCCTGATCGTCGACGACGAGCCCGCCGTACGCGAGGCGCTGCGCCGCAGTCTCGCCTTCGAGGGGTACGGGACGGAGGTCGCCGTCGACGGTCTGGACGCGCTGACGAAGGCGGCCCCGTACGCGCCGGATCTCATCGTCCTCGACATCCAGATGCCCCGCATGGACGGCCTGACCGCGGCCCGCAGGCTGCGGGCGTCGGGGTCGACCACCCCGATCCTGATGCTCACCGCCCGTGACACCGTCGGCGACCGGGTCACCGGACTCGACGCGGGCGCCGACGACTACCTGGTGAAGCCGTTCGAACTGGACGAGCTGTTCGCCCGTATCCGCGCGCTGCTGCGGCGCAGTTCGTACACGGCGGCCGCGGGCGAGGTCCCCGACGACAACGTGCTGTCCTTCGCCGACCTGCGGATGGACCTCTCGACGCGCGAAGTGACGCGTGGTGAGCGGCGGGTGGAGCTGACCCGTACCGAGTTCACGCTGCTTGAGATGTTCCTGGCCCACCCGCGCCAGGTGCTCACCCGCGAGCAGATCCTCAAGGCGGTGTGGGGCTTCGACTTCGAGCCGTCGTCCAACTCGCTGGACGTGTACGTGATGTACCTCCGCCGCAAGACGGAGGGCGGCGGTGAACCGCGTCTGGTCCACACGGTGCGGGGCGTGGGGTACGCGCTGCGGACCGGGAGCGCCGAGTGA
- a CDS encoding BP74-related protein, with the protein MRRVTKIGLFASALMLTLTGAATATAQPDTATTRAAAGDAAYFEVANDHDYRNTWVIKLTKPEEIQHARDLASGATTERPHVIGRIDKRPAPYNPRWSYNLRPDTISFFDYAIEVCDAHPAYVEEHLDEAGGAFLPGLVWCPWSSHITKEVPAP; encoded by the coding sequence ATGCGACGTGTCACCAAGATCGGCCTGTTTGCCTCGGCCCTGATGCTCACCCTCACCGGCGCCGCCACCGCCACCGCCCAGCCGGACACCGCCACCACCCGTGCCGCAGCAGGCGACGCCGCCTACTTCGAGGTGGCCAATGACCATGACTACCGCAACACCTGGGTCATCAAGCTGACCAAGCCCGAGGAAATCCAGCACGCCCGCGACCTGGCGAGCGGCGCGACGACCGAGAGGCCCCACGTCATCGGGCGGATCGACAAGCGGCCCGCGCCGTACAACCCCCGCTGGAGCTACAACCTCCGCCCGGACACCATCAGTTTCTTCGACTACGCCATCGAGGTCTGCGACGCGCACCCCGCGTACGTCGAGGAGCACCTGGACGAGGCGGGCGGGGCGTTCCTCCCGGGCCTGGTCTGGTGCCCCTGGTCCTCGCACATCACGAAGGAAGTCCCCGCGCCCTGA
- a CDS encoding LmeA family phospholipid-binding protein, giving the protein MRPPTRIPPHPRNPYDELAQLRDPEPGFEPYGYDEHDPLGLGLKSDGDEADGYDEADGVAGESRDDPDDRWSPPNHRARRRFAAVSTVVKVAVAALVCTGFLFLADRFAELYAQNKAAEKLQQSMHLVTRPEVDIHGFPFLTQVLDKHLDRVDVAVPDVPADRVSLAEVHATAKDIRINGDLPSSIKGAVVGSMDGDVFLSFEDMNRELGASQVKFTDEGHDSINVHGGLPVAGTEVRVQAKAHVQRDGGRAVSTTVDHMRIEVPGIATYTPGKDRAHSGLRLAPEAAARIAREESHIKALLSVPSIVQRIGVPQKRVQQALQSDDQLHKLTGTPRFAHQLMQVNLVDEVVAHPWLLQKAGIDPKLIAAVMSLRPPELSSQFSLSFKLPKAPGDISLRHVVVEKDGIRADLAGSGLHWGKQR; this is encoded by the coding sequence ATGCGACCCCCCACACGCATACCCCCGCATCCGCGTAATCCCTACGACGAACTGGCACAACTCCGCGATCCGGAGCCGGGCTTCGAGCCGTACGGCTACGACGAGCACGACCCCCTCGGGCTGGGGCTGAAGTCCGATGGCGACGAAGCCGACGGTTACGACGAAGCCGACGGTGTCGCCGGCGAGAGCCGTGACGACCCCGATGACCGCTGGTCGCCGCCCAACCACCGGGCCCGGCGCCGGTTCGCCGCCGTGTCCACCGTGGTGAAGGTCGCCGTCGCCGCCCTGGTCTGCACCGGATTCCTCTTCCTCGCCGACCGGTTCGCCGAGCTGTACGCGCAGAACAAGGCCGCCGAGAAGCTCCAGCAGTCGATGCACCTGGTGACCAGACCGGAGGTCGACATCCACGGCTTCCCGTTCCTCACCCAGGTTCTCGACAAGCACCTCGACCGGGTCGACGTGGCCGTCCCCGACGTCCCGGCCGACCGGGTCTCCCTCGCGGAGGTGCACGCCACCGCCAAGGACATCCGGATCAACGGAGACCTCCCCAGCTCCATCAAGGGCGCCGTGGTCGGCTCGATGGACGGCGACGTCTTCCTCTCGTTCGAGGACATGAACCGCGAGCTCGGCGCCTCCCAGGTCAAGTTCACCGACGAGGGGCACGACTCGATCAATGTCCACGGCGGCCTGCCCGTGGCGGGCACCGAGGTACGCGTCCAGGCCAAGGCACACGTCCAGCGGGACGGCGGCCGGGCGGTCTCCACGACGGTCGACCACATGCGGATCGAGGTGCCCGGCATCGCGACGTACACGCCCGGCAAGGACCGCGCGCACTCCGGGCTGCGGCTCGCCCCCGAGGCTGCCGCCCGGATCGCCCGCGAGGAGAGCCACATCAAGGCGCTGCTCTCCGTACCGTCCATCGTCCAGCGCATCGGCGTACCGCAGAAGCGCGTACAGCAGGCGTTGCAGAGCGACGACCAGCTGCACAAGCTGACCGGCACACCGCGCTTCGCCCACCAGCTGATGCAGGTCAACCTGGTCGACGAGGTCGTCGCCCACCCCTGGCTGCTGCAGAAGGCGGGCATCGACCCCAAGCTGATCGCCGCCGTGATGAGCCTTCGCCCGCCGGAGCTCTCCAGTCAGTTCTCGCTCTCCTTCAAGCTGCCCAAGGCGCCCGGCGACATCAGCCTGCGCCATGTGGTGGTGGAGAAGGACGGGATCAGGGCGGACCTGGCGGGCTCCGGCCTGCACTGGGGCAAGCAGCGCTGA
- a CDS encoding TetR/AcrR family transcriptional regulator, which yields MAYDAEDTRRRIFAAAVAEFAEHGLAGARVDRIAKAARANKQAIYLYYGSKEKLFTAILRAKLEEVRLSVSVDPDAMAEVVGQLFDWYQEHPELIRLLLWEALEAGDEPESEQERRDGFREKARHLVDGGVARHLPEDARVRAAQDLLFTIMGLIAWNFAVPRMARMALDEETDEAAFARRRETVIEAARTLAANAGRPRGGVSE from the coding sequence ATGGCCTATGACGCGGAAGACACCAGGCGGCGCATCTTCGCCGCCGCCGTCGCCGAGTTCGCCGAGCACGGTCTGGCGGGGGCCAGGGTCGACCGGATCGCCAAGGCCGCCAGGGCCAACAAGCAGGCCATCTACCTGTACTACGGCAGCAAGGAGAAGCTGTTCACCGCCATCCTGCGAGCCAAGCTGGAGGAGGTCCGGCTCTCCGTGTCCGTCGATCCCGACGCGATGGCCGAGGTGGTCGGGCAGCTCTTCGACTGGTACCAGGAGCACCCGGAGCTGATCAGGCTGCTGCTGTGGGAGGCGCTGGAGGCGGGCGACGAACCCGAGAGTGAGCAGGAGCGCCGGGACGGTTTCCGCGAGAAGGCTCGCCATCTCGTGGACGGAGGCGTGGCCCGTCATCTGCCCGAGGACGCCCGGGTCCGCGCTGCCCAGGACCTGCTGTTCACCATCATGGGGCTGATCGCGTGGAACTTCGCGGTGCCCAGGATGGCCCGCATGGCTCTGGACGAGGAGACCGACGAGGCCGCCTTCGCCCGCCGCCGCGAGACAGTGATCGAAGCCGCCCGCACACTCGCCGCCAACGCCGGACGCCCCCGGGGCGGGGTCTCGGAGTAA
- a CDS encoding hydrophobic protein: MIPVLLVLVLAVILFGAGFAVQALWWIAAVVLVVWLLGFVIRPAASGGKRSRWYRW; the protein is encoded by the coding sequence ATGATTCCTGTTCTTCTTGTTCTTGTCCTTGCAGTGATCCTTTTCGGTGCTGGTTTCGCCGTCCAGGCCCTGTGGTGGATCGCCGCTGTCGTGCTGGTCGTGTGGCTGCTGGGATTCGTCATCCGTCCCGCGGCGAGCGGTGGAAAGCGCAGTCGCTGGTACCGGTGGTAG